From Rhodopseudomonas palustris:
CGGCGTTGGCGATCTCGTCCTTGGTGATCTTGCCGAGCTGACGCAGCACTTCCTTTTCCTTCTCGGTCAGCGCCACTGCGGATTTGGCCTTCGGATTGAAGTGCTCGACCTGCACCAGGCAGGAGCCGCATTCGCCGTCCTGACAATCGAACGGAATCGGGATCTTGTGCGCCTTCGCGACGGCGAGAATGGTGCCGCGATCGCCGGCGACGGCGTAAACGGTGACGTCCTTCGCCATCACGGGCGAAGAGAAGGTAATATTGGCCAAGGCGCGCTCTCCTGTTAGCTGGGTTAGGACCGACGCCGTACGGGCGTCCTTGATGCCGCCTTGGCAAGAAGCAGGCCACTGGAGATGAGCTGATATTTCAGTTAGTTGCGCAAATTCGTGCAGCAGCTCGCGCGGCGGCCGCGGATCGGATTCCCGACACAAATGTACGAGTATTGACAAAACCGTGAGCTGATCGTGGGCCCTATCGCGACCAACCGTCGCGCCGGAATACCGCTAAGTTACAAAAGTTTAATGCCTCATCCAGCGCGCTGTAAGGAGCGAGCCCCCATCTTCAGACCAACCGGTGCGATCGCCCGCACCCCGACATTCGATGGTTCTGGAGACCCTGTATGACCGACCGTTCTTCCGATCTCACCTCGCAGCCGTCCAGCCGGCCGGTTCGCCGCTCGCTGTTCTCGGCGCGGAAATTCGCGCTGATGGCGTCGGTGGTGGCCGGCCTCGGCGCGGGCGCGTTCGGGCTGTCGCAAGTCCCGGCTTCCGGCGATCTGTTCAGCACGCCGGCGCACGCGCAGGTCGGCAACGAGGTCCACAAGGCGCTGCAGCCGGTGGGTTTCGCCGACATCGTCGAGAAGGTGAAGCCGTCGGTGATCTCGGTGAAGGTCAACATCGCCGAGAAGGTGGCGAAGAACGACGAGCGCAGCGAGCGCAGCGAAGAATCGCCGTTCGCGCCCGGCTCGCCGATGGAGCGCTTCTTCCGCCGCTTCGGCGGTGAAATGCCGCCCGGCATGCGCGGCCATCCCGGCCGCGGCATGATGACCGGGCAGGGCTCGGGCTTCTTCATCACCGCCGACGGCTATGCGGTGACCAACAATCACGTCGTCGACGGCGCCGACAAGGTCGAAGTCACCACCGACGACGGCAAGACCTACAAGGCCAAGGTGATCGGCACTGACCAGCGCACCGATCTGGCGCTGATCAAGGCCGAAGGCCGCACCGACTTCCCGTTCGCCAAGCTGTCCGAAGGCAAGCCGCGGATCGGCGACTGGGTGCTCGCGGTCGGCAATCCGTTCGGCCTCGGCGGCACCGTCACCGCCGGCATCGTCTCGGCCTCCGGCCGCGACCTCGGCAACGGTCCGTATGACGATTTCATCCAAATCGACGCGCCGGTGAACAAGGGCAATTCCGGCGGCCCGGCTTTCGACGTCAATGGCGAGGTGATGGGCGTCAACACCGCGATCTACTCGCCCTCGGGCGGCAGCGTCGGCATCGCGTTCTCGATCCCGGCCTCGACCGTCAAGGCGGTGGTGCAGCAGCTCAAGGACAAGGGCTCGGTCAGCCGCGGCTGGATCGGCGTCCAGATCCAGCCGGTGACGCCGGAGATCGCCGACAGCCTCGGGCTGAAGAAGGCCGACGGCGCGCTGGTGGCGGAGCCGCAGGCCAACGGCCCGGCCGCCAAGGCCGGCATCGAATCCGGCGACGTCATCACCGCCGTCAACGGCACGCCGGTGAAGGACGCGCGCGAGCTCGCCCGCACCATCGGCGGCTTCGCGCCGGGCAATACGGTGAAGCTCACCGTGGTCCACAAGGGCGCCGATCGCGAACTCAGCCTGACGCTCGGCCAGTTGCCGAACCAGATCGAGGCCAAGGCCAATGACGACGGCGACAGCGGACGCCAATCCAGCCGCGGCGCCGAAGTGCCGCGGCTCGGCCTGACGGTCGCGCCGGCCAGTTCGGTCGCCGGCGCCGGCAAGGATGGCGTGGTGGTCACCGACGTCGATCCGAAGAGTGCCGCAGCCGAGCGCGGCTTCAAGGAAGGCGATGTGATCCTCGAGGTCGCGGGCAAGAATGTCGCGAGCCCGGGTGATGTCCGCGAGGCCATCAACACCGCCAAGAACGACAACAAGAACAGCGTGCTGATCCGGGTCCGCTCGGGTGGTTCGTCACGCTTCGTCGCGGTGCCGATCTCGGCCAAGGGCTGATCGCCACCCGACGCAGAGTTGGAGAGTGTCGCCGGCAATGTCGCCCCCGCTGACGGCGCTTTCCGGGGGACGGGTGAACAGCTCGTCCCCACCTTCTACCTTCCGGCCGGAGTAAGCCCCCCTCCGTCGGAAGGACCAGGCGGGCGGTGGAGTTCCCCCAGCTCCATCGCCCGCTTCCACGTCCGGTGGGCGCGTCGTGCCGCCTTGCATGAAGGCTGAAGTCCCGCCATGGTGCCAGAAACCGTGAAGCCCGCGAGCGAATCCGAACCCCATATGCGCCTGCTGATCATCGAGGATGACCGCGAATCCGCCGATTATCTGGTGAAGGCGTTTCGTGAAGTCGGCCACGTCGCCGATCTCGCCAGCGACGGCGAAGAGGGCCTCGCGCTCGCCGACAGCGGCGATTACGACGTGCTGGTGATCGACCGCATGCTGCCCAAGCGCGACGGCCTGTCGGTGATCGGCACGCTGCGCGACAAGGGCAATCGCACCCCGGCGCTGATCCTGTCGGCGCTGGGACAGGTCGACGACCGCATCAAGGGCCTGCGCGCCGGCGGCGACGACTATCTGCCGAAGCCCTACGCCTTCGCCGAACTCTTGGCGCGAGTCGAGGTGCTTTCACGCCGCCACGGCGGCCCGGCCGAAGAGACCAGCTACCGCGTCGGCGATCTCGAACTCGACCGGCTGTCGCACCGCGTCACCCGCGGCACCGAGGAGCTGACGCTGCAGCCGCGCGAATTTCGTCTGCTCGAATATCTGATGAAGCACGCCGGCCAGGTCGTGACCCGCACCATGCTGCTGGAGAACGTCTGGGACTATCATTTCGATCCGCAGACCAACGTCATCGACGTCCACATCTCCCGCCTGCGCGGCAAGATCGACAAGGGCTTCGACCGTCCGCTGCTGCACACGATACGGGGTGCGGGGTATATGATCAGGGATGGTATGAGGTAGCGATATCCGGCGCGCGCGCCGACTTAAAGCATGAGTATCTGCGGATACGGTTGTTTAGTCATATCAGTCGGGTTGCAACTGAAGGTTATGGTCAAGTAAGTTCCCGCGCCGAATGGGGGAATCATGATCAAAATCGACATTGCAACGAAAGTCGTTTCGCCTGACACCTTGATTTGGGTGGTTTTCCCGGGCCTTCGAAGGCGGTTTCTCAACATCTTCCTTGCAAACGATGTGGTTTTTCTTGAGGCTCCTGGCCTCGAACTGAATCCGGAAGTTGTCAAGCACGCAGCCTTGGTGAGGCAGCGGACACGACTATCCATGGCAGTAGCGGACTACGTGAGGAAGGGAGATGGTCAGCCTCCCGCTCGCAATCCTTCCAACTATTCAGATGCCAAGTTGGATGACGGTCCTGAGAAAACTCTCGCGTCCAATATACGGAAAATGTTCGCTAAGATGAAAGCCGGCGATCTTATTGTGGTTCCTGGCCAAACCTTCGCGCCAGTACACTTCGCCGAGATTATCTCTGATTTTTCTGCAAACGATACAATCGAGATTGACCGATATCCGGGCGAGCAGATTCCAGTTCGGAAGGTACGGTGGCTGAGCCAAGTCCCGCGTGCTATGGTACCGTCGGAACTGCAGGTGTACCTCTCGAAGCCGCCCGCTGCTCAGATGGTGCCGCGCGGATTTCAGAACGATCAGTTTTTTAGGCTGGCTTATCCATCCTTTGTCCAAGCAGAAAAGTCTGCGGTAATGATGGAAGGCCCTCGATATGACGGAAAGCACCCGCTCGCAACGCATGAAGCTAACGTCTTAGTTTCGTATTTTATTTCCGCGTTCAATGCGATTGAACTAAATCGATTGCAGCAATTCACCACGCTCGATGTCGATCAGGCAATTGCGGCCTTTTACGCTCCCGCGTTAGTCGATTCTTTCTCGCAGAACTTCAATTCGCCAGGAAAATTCGGACTGGTGGCATTTTCAGCCATTATGGCGACCTTCGTAAGTGCGGGAATCGCTGTGTCTCTTCTTGGTCCGAGCGATGCTCAATTGGCCGGGGGCATCGAGGTCACGAACTCAATCTCACCTCAAGATTCTCATGCAGCTAAGAGCGCGGGCGTAAAACTACAGTACCTTTACAATGCGCTCCAAAAACAAGAGATTGATCGATTGAGCGATCTCGCTGATAAAGCTGAAAAGAACATTGGTCTGAGGACGCCCATGAAGGTCGAGGTGGCGCCGTGATGTGGACACTTCGCCTTCTGGCCTATTTGAAGGGGGTCTGTCTCCGAGACAAGTTGCCCGTCTGGGCAACTCTACTCGGATTTATAGTAGGCGGACTGATCACAGCTATTGGCACATACTGGATAGTACCTCGAATCAATCAAACCTTGGAGAGACAGAAGATTCGTAGTGAATTTGTGATCCGGAACCTCGATGATCTAAATTCACGGACCAGAATGCTTATGGCTGACGTTTCTCTTATTCATCAGGCGATTTTGCGCACGGGTGTTCCTGACGACGGCGCCATACAGAGAGCGCTTGCCAAGATTACAGAAATGCAATGGAAGGCTATAGAGCTGGCAATAATATTCAGCGGATCTGCAGGGCAGTTGACGATCGAGGGATATCAACAAGATCTGGATGGGTTGCGATCCGCCCTTTCTACACTCCAGAAGAAGGAGGACTTGCTTGCTTCACAGCGGGCCGTGGAAAGATTGTCTGCTAGCACGGTTCAGGTGATCAAGGAGCTTGCTGGTTTAGCCGGTCTCGGCGTCGGAAGACTCCAGGCCCCAAATGCAAGATAGATCGCTCTATCTACTTACTTCATTAAAGAATTCTCATGAAGTCTTGCTGTCATAGTGGCTTCGAGCTTGGTAAGTTGAATTGGCTCGACGCAATGCAGATGAGAGCTAATTCGTGACGGCATTCGGTAAACTGATCCGAACCACCGCGTTTCGGCTGACGCTGGTCTATCTGTTCCTGTTCGGGCTGTTCGCGGCGTCGTTGCTGGGCTACTTCGCCTGGAATACGCGGCGGCTGATCACCGATCAGATCACCACCACGGTGGATGCCGAGATCGGCGAGGTCGACGACGTCTACACGCGGCGGGGGCTGCGCGGGC
This genomic window contains:
- a CDS encoding Do family serine endopeptidase; amino-acid sequence: MTDRSSDLTSQPSSRPVRRSLFSARKFALMASVVAGLGAGAFGLSQVPASGDLFSTPAHAQVGNEVHKALQPVGFADIVEKVKPSVISVKVNIAEKVAKNDERSERSEESPFAPGSPMERFFRRFGGEMPPGMRGHPGRGMMTGQGSGFFITADGYAVTNNHVVDGADKVEVTTDDGKTYKAKVIGTDQRTDLALIKAEGRTDFPFAKLSEGKPRIGDWVLAVGNPFGLGGTVTAGIVSASGRDLGNGPYDDFIQIDAPVNKGNSGGPAFDVNGEVMGVNTAIYSPSGGSVGIAFSIPASTVKAVVQQLKDKGSVSRGWIGVQIQPVTPEIADSLGLKKADGALVAEPQANGPAAKAGIESGDVITAVNGTPVKDARELARTIGGFAPGNTVKLTVVHKGADRELSLTLGQLPNQIEAKANDDGDSGRQSSRGAEVPRLGLTVAPASSVAGAGKDGVVVTDVDPKSAAAERGFKEGDVILEVAGKNVASPGDVREAINTAKNDNKNSVLIRVRSGGSSRFVAVPISAKG
- a CDS encoding response regulator transcription factor, with protein sequence MRLLIIEDDRESADYLVKAFREVGHVADLASDGEEGLALADSGDYDVLVIDRMLPKRDGLSVIGTLRDKGNRTPALILSALGQVDDRIKGLRAGGDDYLPKPYAFAELLARVEVLSRRHGGPAEETSYRVGDLELDRLSHRVTRGTEELTLQPREFRLLEYLMKHAGQVVTRTMLLENVWDYHFDPQTNVIDVHISRLRGKIDKGFDRPLLHTIRGAGYMIRDGMR